Proteins co-encoded in one Streptomyces sp. NBC_01237 genomic window:
- a CDS encoding DEAD/DEAH box helicase, producing MSSTDRVDQREAAQREAIDAVVRALELPARSLVPERGLRTQVIMATGSGKTRVAVRSAEELHAGRVLVLVPSLDLLAQTESAWREGGRRGPMIGVSSLRGEEVSFPNTTDVDELVEWTRGLDKVTVYATYASLGLGTLERAHAGGLAAWDLIVVDEAHRVSGRIGKPWAVVHDNQKIPSLRRLYMTATPRLWQLGDEDQDGAPGELVASMEDDPDGSFGSRAFTLTLSEAIDRGICAPYQVVCVDVTDTALQAAQLLGAEGRSAEVRGARLAALQTALVKASSEEGFRRTLVFHHMVKEAEAFAAGLPQVAAQLHAADPELYPKTIWADWLCGDHKPLHRRRLLGEFAAGIATDGTVVEKCFLCSVKVLGEGVDTKHCDSVYWADVRGSMPDLVQAVGRALRTQPGEGKTASLVVPVLLGPGETADNMLTSRAYGGLAKLLEALRAHDARIVESLAEQQAPSRYKPVAKDENGKSTDGSGKGSGGVSAPAKALLKFSTPRDPAALAAFINLRVVNPEHAHWRRGVEAAVIYAREHGDLRVPFTFRVPAVDDQEAEGEGWPVSLAGFPLGQWTADARRFYARGDMDEDRIVQLEKLGMVWSHFDVAWEEGLSAARGWAAEHGHLLAPLDATFQGAKVGIFLKNARAAARKAAENEQRRAEGLAVQSSAGALSDSRREQLEEIDASWCPTWPVTWQRCFHLVRMHLDAGGTLPTGAGEVLRQGEDLGRWVTSVRYGWDQLTTVQQWMCEQVLGITPATEEEKPKPRPTQADKWTANLAAAQQFYEREGHLQVPRKHVETVLSEDGWELQFRLGAWVSNQRSRVATLTPERMEQLSTIGMRWS from the coding sequence ATGTCGAGCACAGACCGCGTTGACCAGCGCGAGGCAGCCCAGCGAGAAGCCATTGACGCGGTCGTGCGTGCCCTCGAATTGCCTGCAAGATCACTGGTGCCTGAACGGGGGCTTCGAACGCAGGTGATCATGGCGACCGGGTCCGGGAAGACGCGGGTGGCGGTCCGCAGCGCGGAGGAGCTCCACGCGGGCCGTGTGCTGGTGCTCGTGCCCTCGCTGGACCTGCTCGCCCAGACCGAGTCCGCGTGGCGCGAGGGGGGCCGCCGGGGGCCGATGATCGGGGTGTCCTCGCTGCGGGGTGAGGAGGTGTCCTTCCCCAACACCACGGACGTGGACGAGCTGGTGGAGTGGACGCGGGGCCTGGACAAGGTGACCGTGTACGCCACGTACGCCTCGCTCGGTCTGGGCACACTGGAACGCGCGCACGCCGGGGGCCTCGCGGCTTGGGACCTGATCGTCGTGGACGAAGCCCACCGCGTTTCGGGCCGGATCGGGAAGCCGTGGGCGGTCGTCCACGACAACCAGAAGATCCCCTCCCTGCGCCGCCTCTACATGACGGCCACGCCCCGGCTGTGGCAGCTCGGGGACGAGGACCAGGACGGCGCACCCGGTGAGCTGGTCGCGAGCATGGAAGACGACCCCGACGGGTCCTTCGGCAGCAGGGCGTTCACTTTGACGCTCTCGGAGGCCATCGACCGGGGAATCTGTGCCCCTTACCAGGTGGTGTGCGTGGACGTCACCGACACCGCGCTCCAGGCCGCGCAGCTCCTGGGCGCCGAAGGCCGCTCGGCAGAGGTCCGCGGGGCGCGGCTCGCCGCCCTGCAGACCGCGCTGGTGAAGGCGTCCTCGGAGGAGGGCTTCCGCCGCACGCTGGTCTTCCACCACATGGTGAAGGAAGCCGAGGCGTTCGCGGCCGGCCTCCCCCAGGTCGCCGCGCAGCTGCACGCCGCCGACCCCGAGCTGTACCCGAAGACGATCTGGGCGGACTGGCTGTGCGGGGACCACAAGCCGCTCCACCGGCGGCGTCTGCTGGGCGAGTTCGCGGCCGGGATCGCCACGGACGGCACTGTGGTGGAGAAGTGCTTCCTGTGCTCGGTGAAGGTCTTGGGCGAGGGCGTCGACACCAAGCACTGCGACTCGGTGTACTGGGCGGACGTGCGCGGCTCGATGCCGGACCTGGTCCAGGCCGTGGGCCGGGCACTGCGGACGCAGCCCGGCGAGGGCAAGACGGCCTCGCTCGTGGTGCCGGTACTGCTCGGGCCGGGCGAGACAGCGGACAACATGCTCACCTCCCGGGCGTACGGCGGGCTGGCCAAGCTCCTGGAAGCGCTGCGGGCCCACGACGCGCGGATCGTGGAGAGCCTCGCGGAGCAGCAGGCCCCAAGCCGCTACAAGCCCGTAGCCAAGGACGAGAACGGGAAGAGCACGGACGGGAGCGGCAAAGGCTCCGGAGGCGTGAGTGCCCCCGCCAAGGCCCTGCTGAAGTTCTCCACGCCCCGCGACCCGGCCGCCCTCGCGGCGTTCATCAACTTGCGCGTCGTCAACCCGGAACACGCGCACTGGCGGCGCGGTGTGGAGGCCGCCGTCATCTACGCCCGCGAGCACGGCGACCTGCGGGTGCCGTTCACGTTCCGGGTGCCTGCCGTCGACGATCAGGAGGCGGAGGGCGAGGGGTGGCCGGTCTCGCTCGCCGGGTTCCCGCTGGGGCAGTGGACCGCCGATGCGCGGCGGTTCTACGCCCGCGGGGACATGGACGAGGACCGCATCGTCCAGTTGGAGAAGCTCGGCATGGTCTGGTCCCACTTCGACGTCGCGTGGGAAGAAGGTCTGTCCGCCGCGCGCGGGTGGGCCGCCGAACACGGCCACCTCCTGGCCCCGCTGGACGCCACGTTCCAGGGCGCGAAGGTGGGCATCTTCCTGAAGAACGCGCGGGCCGCCGCCCGGAAGGCTGCCGAGAACGAGCAGCGGCGGGCGGAGGGCCTGGCGGTTCAGTCGTCGGCCGGGGCGCTGTCGGACTCCCGGCGCGAGCAGTTGGAGGAGATCGACGCGTCCTGGTGCCCGACGTGGCCGGTGACGTGGCAGCGGTGCTTCCACCTGGTGCGGATGCACCTGGACGCCGGTGGGACGCTGCCCACCGGGGCGGGTGAGGTCCTGCGCCAGGGCGAGGATCTGGGCCGGTGGGTGACATCGGTGCGCTATGGGTGGGATCAGCTCACGACCGTGCAGCAGTGGATGTGCGAGCAGGTCCTCGGGATTACACCCGCAACCGAGGAGGAGAAGCCGAAGCCGCGACCGACGCAGGCCGACAAGTGGACCGCCAACCTCGCGGCCGCCCAGCAGTTCTACGAGCGCGAGGGACACCTCCAGGTGCCCCGCAAGCATGTCGAGACCGTGCTCTCCGAAGACGGCTGGGAACTCCAGTTCCGTCTGGGGGCATGGGTCAGCAACCAGCGGAGCCGGGTCGCCACGCTCACCCCGGAACGGATGGAACAGCTGTCCACGATCGGGATGCGGTGGTCCTGA